The following coding sequences are from one Sphingomonadaceae bacterium OTU29LAMAA1 window:
- a CDS encoding OmpA family protein produces MPCTWLLASAALLTAAWAGAQTGPVDDAAADATAQAALPRAEIRTITSEVRTIQGLGNGLAGSARSLSGNVVPIATVQRSLEGKGLTTRMVNGALEVSLPGDVLFDFDKATIRPNAVATLEKVKAAAETTAPRPIIVEGHSDALGTPAHNQPLSEGRAAAVASWLASAGVERARLQSRGYGATRPIAPNTTPSGADDPAGRQRNRRVTVTL; encoded by the coding sequence GGCCGGCGCGCAAACCGGTCCCGTGGACGATGCCGCCGCCGACGCGACCGCGCAGGCGGCGCTGCCCAGAGCCGAGATCCGGACCATCACGTCGGAGGTGAGGACGATCCAAGGCCTGGGCAATGGGCTGGCCGGCTCGGCACGCAGCCTGTCCGGCAACGTCGTTCCCATTGCAACAGTGCAGCGGTCGCTGGAGGGCAAGGGGCTGACCACCCGCATGGTCAATGGCGCACTTGAGGTCAGCCTGCCGGGCGATGTGCTCTTCGACTTCGACAAGGCAACGATCCGCCCCAACGCGGTCGCTACACTCGAGAAGGTCAAGGCGGCGGCTGAGACGACGGCCCCTCGGCCTATCATCGTCGAAGGGCATTCGGACGCGCTTGGTACGCCGGCGCACAATCAGCCATTATCGGAAGGACGTGCCGCAGCCGTCGCGAGCTGGCTTGCGTCGGCTGGGGTCGAGCGCGCTCGACTTCAAAGCCGCGGCTATGGTGCGACGAGACCGATCGCGCCTAACACCACGCCGTCAGGTGCAGACGATCCGGCCGGCCGTCAACGGAATCGCCGAGTCACAGTCACTCTTTAG